Genomic DNA from Comamonas antarctica:
GCGCCGGCAAGAACGAATACGCGGTCAGCGTGATTGCCTGGGGCAACGGCACGGGCGAGGCCGGCTACGGCCTGCTGCAGACGCTGGCCACCGTGGATTCCAAGGCCGGCCGCGGCGCCAACAACTGGGGCCGCTACAGCAACGAGAACGTGGACAAGGCGCTCGACGCCGCGACCATCGAGTTCGACGCCAAGCGCCGCGAGGCGATCTTCCGGCATGCCGCCAAGCTGGTCACCGACGATGTCGGCCAGATCCCGCTGTTCCACTACAAGAACATCTGGGCCGCCAAGACGGGCCTCAAGGTTGTTCCCATCCTGAGCGACCGCACCACGGCGCTGCAGGTCACCGCCACCAAGTAAGGGCCCCAACCGATGCATCCCAAGCTCGAGATCACGCCGCAGACGGCGCTCATCGATGTGCCGCGCCGCATCGCGCTGCACGGGTTGGCCGCGGGCCAGCCGGTCACGCTGCAGACCCGCACGCTGCGCGGCCCGCAGGTCGAGTGGAGTTCCAAAGCCCGCTTCATCGCGGATGCCGAGGGCTGCGTGGACCTGACACGCGACGCGCCGGTGAGCGGCAGCTACAGCGGGGTCTCGGCCATGGGGCTGGTCTGGTCGCAGGTCCAGCACCCCGAGGATGCATCGCATGACCCTTTCGCCCAGGAGCCCAGTGCCGCGCTGACCACCGAGGTGCGCGCGCTGCTTGAGGACGGCCAGGTGCTCACCGGCCATTTCGTGCAGCAGCTTGCAGCCGCGGGCGTCACGCGCCGCGAGGTGCGCGACGACGGCCTGTCGGCCGTGCTGTTCACGCCCGCCACCCCGGGCCCGCACCCGGTGGTGATGGTGCTCAACGGCTCGGGCGGCGGCATCAACGAGCCGCGCGCCGCGCTGTACGCCTCGCGCGGCTACGCGGCGCTGGCCGTGGGCTACTTCAAGTGCCCGGGGCGGTCCGACTACATTTCGGACACGCACCTCGAGTACTTCGAGACCGCGCTGCAGTGGATCCACCGCGAACTCCAGCCCAGGGACGGCTTCGTCGCCCTGAGCGGCCAGTCGCGCGGGGGCGAGCTGGTGCTGCTGCTGGGCTCGCTGTTCCCCGATATGGTCAAGGCCGTGATCGGCTACGTCCCCAGCGCCTTCGTGCACTGCGCCCAGAACGCCTGCGACCCCGCCATCGGGCGCGAAGGCCCGGCCTGGATCTTCCGCGGCCAGCCCATCGCCGACATCTGGACCCACAACCGCACGGCCACCTGGGAGCCCTGGGACAACGGCCCCGAGCCGCGGCGCCACACCGCGGCCATGCTCTCCGCGCTGCAGGATCCCGACGCCGTCGAGCGCGCCCGCATCCGCGTGGAACGCATCGATGGCCCGGTCATGCTGCTGTCCGCGACCGATGACGGCTCCTGGCCCTCGTCGCTCTACGGCAAGATGGTCAAGGACCACCTCGCCGCCAACAGGCATCCTTTCCCGGTCGAACACCACGACTGGGAAGGGGGCGGCCATGCCATCCTGTTCCCGTATGTTCCGACCACGCATCTGTTCTACGCCCATCCGGTGTCCAAGCGCCTGAGCACCTCGGGCGGTACGCCGGCCGTGAATGCGCTGGCCAACGAGCAGTCGTGGATTGCCGTGCAGGCTTTTCTGGCCCGGGCCACGGCGGCGCAGGCGGAGCGTGCAAAGGCCCGCTCCTAAAAACATGAAAGTGGACGCTCATGTTCGACATGACTCACCACCAAGGCTGAATTCAAGCTCATCACGCACGCTGAAAGTCGTTCGTTCTGAGCCTGTCGAAGGATGAACGGCCCTTCTCAAAACCCGAAACTGCTTCGTCACATGCCGCAACTTCTCACCCCCGACCTCATCGACACCCTCGCCCAGCTGGACCAATCCCCCGCCGTCAAGGCCATCCGCCACCAGCGCAACAAGGTCGTAGACGCCACCCAAGGCAGCTATGACCAGCTGTTCGACCCCGCCCTGCCCGGCCTGACGTTGGGCGAACGCCTGCGCGTGGCCCAGACCGTGTGCCAGCTCAGCGGCAGCCAGCGCCTGGGCGCGCACTACGCGCAGCAACTGGCTGGGCTTCAAGACCCCGTCACCCATCCTGCGCGCGAAGCGGCGCTGCAGCAGTTCGCCACGCTGCTGACGCGCAAGCCCGTCGAAGGCGACCGCGGCAGCATCGACGCGCTCTTGGCCGCGGGACTGCAGCCGCCCGAGATCATCGCCCTCGCCCAGCTGATTGCCTTCCTGAGCTACCAGGTCCGCGTGGTCGCCGGTCTGCAAGCCCTCGCGGCGCTGGGCGACGACCTGCTGGCCGAGCCGGCCGCAGCCGCCCCGTCCGAGCCCTTTGTGCACCCGCACCACCTGCCCAAGCCCGGCGAAGTGCTGCGCATCAATGGTTTCACCAGCGAGACCCTGGGCTGGAAAGCCTGGGTGCCGGTGGTCAAGCTCGAGGAAGCCACGCCCGAGCAGCTGGCCATTCTCGAAGCCAGCCACCCCTCGGCCAAGACCAGCGACTACTATCTGTCGCTGATCCATCAGCCGCAGATCCTGCAGGAACGCTCGGTGGTGTTCAACGCGATCATGTATGCACCCGGCGGCCTGTCGCGCGCGGAGCGCGAACTGGTCAGCGCCGCGGTGTCGGTCATCAACGGCTGTGTCTACTGCGCCTCGGTCCACGCCCAGCGCTTCGAGCAGCTGGCCAAGCGCAACGACGCCATTGCCCAGGTGTTCGACAACCCGCACACCGCCGGCACCAACGCGCGCGAGAAGGCTCTGGTGCAGTTCGCCATCGACCTGACCGAAGCGCCCAACGAACTCAGCGGCGAGCGCCTGCAGGCCTTGCGCGAAGCCGGCCTGAGCCATCTGGAAATCCTCGATGCCCTGCATGCCGCAGCCATCTTCGCCTGGGCCAACCGCCTGATGCTCAACCTGGGCGAAGCCGTGCATCCCTGAGCAGCATTGCCGGACGCCGGCGGCAGCAATGCAACCGGCGCGCCTACAGCTGCCGGCATTGCCGCCCGGCTTGGTCCCGGCGCATGCCCAGGCAAAGTGGAATCTCCACTTTTCTGGAGGACATCCCATGGCGACACACCCGGCTGAATCACCGCTGCGCAGGCCTCTGTGGCGACTGTTGATGGCGGCGGCGCTGCTGCCCGCCTCCATTCCGGCGAGGTCTGCGCCAGCGGCCGAGCGCGTGGCCACCGAGTTTGCGCAGTGCAAGCATTTCTTTCCGGCCGGGCTGCCGCCCATGGTTCCCAGGGCCCCGTTGCAGCGCGAGCTGTGCTTCAGCGACTTCGCGATACTGCACAGCGGCGACACCAAGACACCGGTGTTCGTGGCCGAACACCTGAACCGCAGCATCCTGCGCGAGGCGCGCAGCATCCCGCGCAGCGATCACTTCTATGCCGAGGCCCGGCTGCCCGGCGAGGAGCGCGCCGAGA
This window encodes:
- a CDS encoding acyl-CoA thioesterase/bile acid-CoA:amino acid N-acyltransferase family protein, which encodes MHPKLEITPQTALIDVPRRIALHGLAAGQPVTLQTRTLRGPQVEWSSKARFIADAEGCVDLTRDAPVSGSYSGVSAMGLVWSQVQHPEDASHDPFAQEPSAALTTEVRALLEDGQVLTGHFVQQLAAAGVTRREVRDDGLSAVLFTPATPGPHPVVMVLNGSGGGINEPRAALYASRGYAALAVGYFKCPGRSDYISDTHLEYFETALQWIHRELQPRDGFVALSGQSRGGELVLLLGSLFPDMVKAVIGYVPSAFVHCAQNACDPAIGREGPAWIFRGQPIADIWTHNRTATWEPWDNGPEPRRHTAAMLSALQDPDAVERARIRVERIDGPVMLLSATDDGSWPSSLYGKMVKDHLAANRHPFPVEHHDWEGGGHAILFPYVPTTHLFYAHPVSKRLSTSGGTPAVNALANEQSWIAVQAFLARATAAQAERAKARS
- a CDS encoding CMD domain-containing protein — encoded protein: MPQLLTPDLIDTLAQLDQSPAVKAIRHQRNKVVDATQGSYDQLFDPALPGLTLGERLRVAQTVCQLSGSQRLGAHYAQQLAGLQDPVTHPAREAALQQFATLLTRKPVEGDRGSIDALLAAGLQPPEIIALAQLIAFLSYQVRVVAGLQALAALGDDLLAEPAAAAPSEPFVHPHHLPKPGEVLRINGFTSETLGWKAWVPVVKLEEATPEQLAILEASHPSAKTSDYYLSLIHQPQILQERSVVFNAIMYAPGGLSRAERELVSAAVSVINGCVYCASVHAQRFEQLAKRNDAIAQVFDNPHTAGTNAREKALVQFAIDLTEAPNELSGERLQALREAGLSHLEILDALHAAAIFAWANRLMLNLGEAVHP